A single Mixta calida DNA region contains:
- a CDS encoding multidrug efflux RND transporter permease subunit AcrB, translating into MAKFFIDRPIFAWVIAIIIMLAGALSILKLPIEQYPNVAPVAIQISANYPGADAKTLQDSVTQVIEQNMNGIDGLMYMSSNSDSSGSLQLTLSFQSGTDADIAQVQVQNKLQLAMPLLPQEVQQQGIQVEKSSSSFLMVAGFVSEDGSMSQNDIADFVSSNIKDPISRTTGVGDTQLFGAQYAMRIWMDPHKLNNYQLTPVDVVNAISTQNAQVAAGQLGGTPPVKGQQLNASIIAQTRLTSTEEFGKILLKVNPDGSQVRLRDVATIELGGENYEIIARFNGQPASGLGIKLATGANALDTADAVKAELARLSPTFPAGLKVVYPYDTTPFVKISIFEVVKTLFEAIVLVFLVMYLFLQNFRATLIPTIAVPVVLLGTFAIINAFGYSINTLTMFGMVLAIGLLVDDAIVVVENVERVMAEEGLPPKEATRKSMDQIQGALVGIALVLSAVFIPMAFFGGSTGVIYRQFSITIVSAMVLSVIVALILTPALCATLLKPIKRGDHGKTTGFFGWFNRLFDKSTNHYVDSVGHIVRSTGRYLLIYLFIVVGMAVLFMRLPTSFLPEEDQGLLLAQAQLPAGATQERTQKVLDQVSNYFLTKEKASVQSVFTVNGFGFAGRGQNTGIAFVSLKPWDERGGSENKVPAIAGRAMQALSTIKDAMVIPFNLPAIIELGNATGFDFELIDQANLGHDKLTQARNQLLGMVAQHPDTVVGVRPNGLEDTPQYKLTVDQEKAQALGVSISDINTTLGAAWGGSYVNDFIDRGRVKKVYVMGKADSRMLPDDINKWYVRASNGDMVPFSAFSTARWQYGSPRLERYNGLPSMEILGQAAPGRSSGDAMALMEQLASQLPQGIGYDWTGMSYQERLSGNQAPALYAISLIVVFLCLAALYESWSIPFAVMLVVPLGVIGALIFTTLRGLSNDVYFVVGLLTTIGLSAKNAILIVEFAKDLMEKEGKGLVEATLEATRMRLRPILMTSLAFILGVLPLAISTGAGSGAQNAVGTGVMGGMVTATVLAIFFVPVFFVVVRRRFSKHKEELEQGHPVEHQH; encoded by the coding sequence ATGGCTAAGTTCTTTATCGATCGCCCCATTTTCGCGTGGGTCATCGCCATCATTATTATGCTGGCGGGTGCGCTATCGATTCTTAAGCTGCCGATTGAGCAATATCCCAATGTTGCTCCTGTAGCGATACAGATTAGTGCAAACTACCCCGGCGCCGATGCGAAAACGCTGCAGGATTCGGTCACGCAGGTTATCGAGCAGAATATGAACGGTATCGACGGACTGATGTATATGTCCTCGAACAGTGATTCTTCCGGCTCGCTGCAGTTGACGCTCTCTTTCCAGTCCGGCACTGACGCCGATATCGCCCAGGTGCAGGTGCAGAATAAACTGCAGCTGGCGATGCCGCTGCTGCCGCAGGAAGTGCAGCAGCAGGGTATCCAGGTAGAGAAATCGTCCAGCAGCTTCTTGATGGTCGCCGGCTTCGTGAGTGAGGACGGCAGCATGTCGCAGAACGATATCGCCGACTTCGTCTCTTCTAACATCAAGGATCCCATCAGCCGCACCACCGGCGTTGGCGATACCCAGCTGTTTGGCGCGCAGTATGCGATGCGTATCTGGATGGACCCGCATAAGCTGAATAACTATCAGCTGACGCCGGTCGACGTCGTAAACGCTATCTCCACCCAGAACGCCCAGGTCGCCGCAGGTCAGCTTGGCGGTACGCCGCCGGTGAAAGGCCAGCAGCTTAACGCCTCGATCATTGCGCAAACGCGTCTGACTTCAACGGAAGAGTTCGGTAAAATTTTGCTGAAAGTTAACCCGGATGGCTCGCAGGTACGTCTGCGCGATGTCGCCACTATTGAGCTGGGCGGGGAAAACTACGAGATCATTGCGCGCTTTAACGGACAACCAGCTTCCGGTCTGGGGATCAAACTGGCGACCGGCGCTAACGCGCTGGATACTGCGGATGCGGTAAAAGCAGAGCTGGCACGCCTTTCGCCTACCTTCCCGGCAGGCCTGAAGGTGGTTTACCCTTATGACACCACGCCGTTTGTTAAAATCTCCATTTTCGAGGTGGTGAAAACGCTTTTTGAAGCGATCGTGCTGGTGTTCCTGGTAATGTATCTGTTCCTGCAGAACTTCCGCGCCACGCTGATCCCAACCATTGCAGTGCCGGTGGTGCTGCTGGGTACGTTCGCTATCATTAACGCGTTCGGCTATTCGATAAACACGCTGACGATGTTCGGGATGGTGCTGGCCATCGGCCTGTTGGTGGATGACGCCATCGTCGTGGTGGAAAACGTCGAGCGTGTCATGGCGGAAGAAGGTTTGCCGCCGAAAGAAGCGACGCGCAAATCGATGGACCAGATCCAGGGCGCCCTGGTGGGTATCGCGCTGGTGCTCTCTGCGGTCTTTATCCCGATGGCCTTCTTCGGCGGGTCGACCGGGGTTATCTACCGTCAGTTCTCCATCACCATCGTTTCCGCCATGGTGCTGTCGGTCATCGTCGCGCTGATCCTGACGCCCGCGCTCTGCGCCACCCTGCTTAAGCCGATTAAGCGAGGCGATCACGGCAAGACGACCGGCTTCTTCGGCTGGTTTAACCGCCTGTTCGACAAGAGCACCAACCACTACGTAGACAGCGTGGGGCATATCGTCCGCAGCACTGGTCGTTATCTGCTGATCTACCTGTTTATCGTGGTCGGCATGGCAGTGCTGTTTATGCGTCTCCCTACCTCCTTCCTGCCGGAAGAGGACCAGGGTCTGCTGTTGGCCCAGGCGCAGCTGCCCGCTGGCGCCACGCAGGAGCGTACGCAGAAAGTTCTCGACCAGGTCAGTAATTATTTTCTGACCAAAGAGAAAGCCAGCGTGCAGTCGGTGTTTACGGTTAACGGCTTCGGCTTTGCCGGTCGCGGTCAGAATACCGGTATCGCCTTCGTCAGTCTGAAGCCGTGGGACGAGCGTGGCGGCTCAGAAAACAAGGTGCCCGCAATCGCAGGCCGCGCCATGCAGGCGCTGAGCACCATCAAAGACGCCATGGTTATTCCATTTAACCTGCCGGCAATTATCGAACTGGGTAACGCCACCGGCTTCGACTTTGAACTGATCGACCAGGCGAACCTGGGTCACGATAAGCTGACGCAGGCCCGTAACCAGCTGTTAGGCATGGTGGCGCAGCATCCGGATACCGTTGTCGGCGTACGCCCTAACGGTCTGGAAGATACGCCGCAGTATAAGCTGACGGTGGATCAAGAGAAGGCGCAGGCGCTGGGCGTCTCCATCTCTGATATCAACACGACGCTGGGCGCCGCCTGGGGTGGCTCCTATGTGAACGACTTTATCGATCGCGGTCGTGTGAAGAAAGTGTATGTGATGGGTAAGGCTGATTCTCGTATGCTGCCGGACGATATCAATAAATGGTACGTACGCGCTTCTAACGGGGATATGGTGCCCTTCTCCGCCTTCTCAACGGCGCGCTGGCAATATGGTTCGCCGCGTCTGGAGCGCTATAACGGCTTGCCGTCCATGGAAATTCTGGGTCAGGCCGCGCCGGGACGCAGCTCCGGCGACGCGATGGCGCTGATGGAACAGCTGGCTTCTCAGCTGCCGCAGGGCATCGGCTATGACTGGACGGGCATGTCCTATCAGGAACGCCTTTCCGGCAACCAGGCGCCTGCGTTGTACGCTATCTCTCTCATCGTGGTGTTCCTGTGTCTGGCCGCGCTCTATGAGAGCTGGTCGATTCCGTTCGCCGTAATGTTGGTGGTGCCGCTGGGCGTTATCGGCGCGCTGATCTTCACTACCTTGCGCGGTCTGAGCAACGATGTTTACTTCGTGGTAGGCCTGCTGACAACCATTGGCCTGTCGGCGAAGAACGCCATCCTGATTGTGGAATTCGCCAAGGATCTGATGGAGAAGGAGGGCAAAGGCCTGGTGGAAGCGACGCTGGAAGCGACACGCATGCGTCTGCGTCCCATCCTGATGACCTCACTGGCCTTTATTCTGGGCGTACTGCCGCTGGCTATCAGTACTGGCGCAGGCTCCGGCGCGCAGAATGCGGTAGGTACCGGTGTAATGGGCGGTATGGTTACTGCGACCGTGTTGGCTATCTTCTTTGTGCCGGTCTTCTTCGTGGTGGTTCGCCGCCGCTTCAGCAAGCATAAAGAAGAGCTGGAACAGGGCCATCCTGTTGAACACCAGCACTAA
- a CDS encoding efflux RND transporter periplasmic adaptor subunit, with protein MKNNRGLTPLAAVLMLSGSFALTGCDNKSEQAGQQQQAPEVGVVTLKSEPLKITTELPGRTSAYRVAEVRPQVSGIILKRNFVEGSDIKAGESLYQIDPAPYQAAYNSAKGDLAQAQANAQIAAVTVKRYQPLLGTKYISQQDYDQAVATQSQTAAAVAVAKASLETARINLAYTKVTSPISGRIGKSAVTEGALVQTGQTTALATVQQLDPMYVDVTQSSDEYMRLRKELESGQLKQTDGKANVTLMMPDGSEYKQPGTLEFSDVTVDETTGSITLRAVFPNPDHTLLPGMFVRARLEEGTNPNAILVPQQAVTRTPTGQATVMVVDQNNKVAVRNVTAQQAIGDKWLVTQGVQAGDRVISVGLQRAKPGVQVTPQEVTEDAKANQPSQPQSQSEQSQS; from the coding sequence ATGAAAAATAACAGAGGGTTAACGCCTCTGGCGGCCGTCCTGATGCTTTCAGGCAGCTTTGCGCTAACAGGATGTGACAATAAGTCTGAGCAGGCTGGTCAACAGCAACAGGCGCCTGAAGTCGGCGTAGTAACATTAAAAAGCGAACCGTTGAAAATTACGACCGAGCTACCGGGCAGAACGTCAGCCTATCGCGTAGCGGAAGTGCGGCCGCAGGTTTCCGGCATTATTTTGAAACGCAACTTCGTTGAAGGCAGCGATATTAAAGCGGGCGAATCGCTTTATCAGATCGATCCGGCGCCTTATCAGGCCGCTTATAACAGCGCCAAAGGCGATTTAGCACAGGCGCAGGCTAATGCGCAAATCGCCGCCGTAACGGTAAAACGCTATCAGCCGCTGCTGGGCACCAAATATATCAGCCAGCAGGATTACGATCAGGCGGTCGCCACGCAGAGCCAGACGGCTGCGGCCGTGGCGGTCGCGAAGGCGAGCCTGGAAACGGCGCGCATTAATCTTGCCTATACCAAAGTGACCTCCCCTATCAGCGGCCGCATCGGTAAATCCGCCGTGACCGAGGGCGCGCTGGTGCAAACCGGCCAGACCACGGCGCTGGCCACCGTGCAGCAGCTCGATCCGATGTATGTCGATGTCACCCAGTCCAGCGATGAATATATGCGCCTGCGCAAGGAGCTGGAGTCTGGTCAGCTGAAACAGACCGACGGTAAAGCGAATGTCACGCTGATGATGCCTGATGGTAGCGAATATAAGCAGCCGGGCACACTGGAATTTTCTGATGTGACCGTCGATGAAACCACCGGCTCCATTACGCTGCGCGCCGTGTTCCCGAATCCTGACCATACTCTGTTGCCGGGCATGTTCGTGCGCGCGCGTCTGGAAGAAGGCACCAACCCGAACGCGATACTGGTGCCGCAGCAGGCGGTGACCCGTACGCCGACCGGTCAGGCGACGGTCATGGTGGTCGATCAGAACAACAAGGTGGCGGTTCGCAACGTGACGGCGCAGCAGGCAATTGGCGACAAATGGCTGGTCACGCAGGGCGTGCAGGCTGGCGATCGCGTGATTTCTGTTGGACTGCAGCGTGCGAAGCCTGGCGTTCAGGTTACGCCGCAGGAAGTGACAGAGGATGCGAAAGCTAATCAACCCTCGCAGCCGCAGTCGCAGTCTGAACAATCTCAGTCTTAA
- the acrR gene encoding multidrug efflux transporter transcriptional repressor AcrR → MARKTKQQALETRNQILDAAIARFSEFGVSATSLADIATAAGVTRGAIYWHFKNKTDLLNEIWAQSESGLEDVEQEYQSKYPDDPLSLMRAMLRYVFEATARDQRRRSLLEIIFHKCEFVGEMLPLQIMQQNLYLECYEKIEEVLGNCISAGQLPAGLNLRRAAIIIRGYITGIMENWLFMPDSFDIEQDAPMLVETLIDMLKHSPSLSQPAVSPG, encoded by the coding sequence ATGGCACGAAAAACCAAACAGCAAGCCCTTGAAACACGGAATCAAATTCTTGATGCCGCGATTGCGCGTTTCTCTGAGTTCGGCGTTTCAGCAACCTCCCTGGCCGATATCGCTACGGCGGCTGGCGTAACGCGGGGCGCTATCTACTGGCATTTTAAAAACAAGACCGATCTGCTGAATGAGATCTGGGCGCAGTCTGAGTCTGGCCTGGAAGATGTTGAGCAAGAGTATCAGTCAAAATACCCTGACGATCCACTTTCCCTGATGCGCGCCATGCTGCGCTACGTCTTTGAAGCGACCGCGCGCGACCAGCGGCGGCGCTCTTTGCTGGAAATTATCTTCCATAAGTGCGAATTTGTGGGCGAGATGCTGCCGCTGCAAATCATGCAGCAGAACCTCTATCTTGAATGCTATGAGAAGATTGAAGAGGTGCTCGGCAACTGCATTAGCGCGGGGCAGCTGCCGGCGGGGCTGAACTTGCGCCGCGCGGCGATCATCATACGCGGCTACATTACCGGCATTATGGAAAACTGGCTGTTTATGCCCGACAGCTTCGATATTGAACAGGATGCGCCGATGCTGGTGGAAACCCTGATTGATATGCTTAAGCACAGCCCCAGCCTGAGCCAGCCGGCGGTCAGCCCAGGCTGA
- the rsmS gene encoding pleiotropic regulatory protein RsmS — MSLESAPDEIKLAVDLIMLLEQSDVAPETVLAALEIVRRDYENKQQSPVAS, encoded by the coding sequence ATGTCACTGGAAAGCGCACCGGATGAGATCAAGCTGGCGGTCGATCTGATTATGCTGCTGGAACAGAGCGACGTCGCGCCCGAAACCGTGCTGGCGGCGCTGGAGATCGTGCGCCGCGATTATGAAAATAAGCAACAGTCGCCCGTCGCGTCCTGA
- a CDS encoding GlsB/YeaQ/YmgE family stress response membrane protein, whose amino-acid sequence MGLLSWLVIGVLVGLIAGKFFAVRGGWLPTLILATIGALVGGYISVYFNWGTLASLHPRALLLALAGALVLPGVARIIRH is encoded by the coding sequence ATGGGACTGTTATCCTGGCTGGTTATCGGCGTGCTGGTGGGCTTGATCGCGGGCAAATTTTTCGCCGTACGCGGCGGCTGGCTGCCGACGCTGATTCTGGCGACGATCGGCGCTCTGGTGGGCGGCTATATTAGCGTCTATTTTAACTGGGGAACGCTGGCCAGCCTGCACCCACGCGCGCTGCTGCTGGCGCTGGCCGGCGCGTTGGTGCTGCCAGGCGTGGCGCGCATTATTCGTCATTAA
- a CDS encoding DUF454 family protein, with protein MQRIILLIIGWLAIVLGALGVVLPLLPTTPFILLAAWCFARSSPRFHHWLLYRSWFGKYLRHWQQHRALPPGIKGRAMLLTVATFALSLWLVKLFWLRVMLLCMLAALLLFMWRMPVVTEKEKGER; from the coding sequence ATGCAGCGCATTATATTACTGATTATTGGCTGGTTGGCTATTGTACTGGGGGCGCTGGGCGTCGTGCTGCCGCTGTTGCCGACGACCCCGTTTATACTGCTCGCCGCCTGGTGCTTCGCCCGTTCGTCGCCGCGCTTTCATCACTGGCTGCTTTACCGCTCCTGGTTCGGCAAATATCTGCGCCACTGGCAGCAGCATCGCGCGCTGCCGCCGGGCATAAAGGGACGCGCCATGCTGCTGACCGTCGCGACTTTCGCCCTTTCTCTCTGGCTGGTGAAGCTGTTCTGGCTAAGGGTCATGCTGCTTTGTATGTTGGCCGCGCTGCTGCTGTTTATGTGGCGGATGCCGGTAGTGACGGAAAAAGAAAAAGGCGAGCGCTGA